TGTGGGAATAGATGCAAAAGATGGCGTACCTGCAGCAGATGGCTGGACCACTCTTAGTAAAACAAATTATATAGATTTTGGGAAGGAAATGGAGAAAATAGGAGTACAAACTTTGATTTTTACAGATATAAGTAGAGATGGAACTTTAGAGGGAACTAATTTAGAACAGCTTTTAAAACTTAAAAATTCAGTTAAATGCAATGTAATAGCTTCAGGTGGCATAAAGGATATAGAAGACATTAAAAGTCTTAAAAAGGAAAATGTATATGGTGCCATAGTTGGAAAAGCTATATATGCTAAAACACTTTCTCTAAAAGAAGCCATAGAGATAGGAGGAAATTAAAAATGCTTACTAAAAGAATAGTTCCATGTTTAGATGTAAATATGGGAAAAGTAGTAAAGGGGATAAACTTTGTAAATTTAAAAGATGTAGGAGATCCTGTAGATATAGCACAGTATTATAATAAACAGGGGGCGGATGAAATAGTATTTTTAGATATTACAGCCACCTATGAGAAGAGAAAAACATTAATTGACGTAGTTGAAAGAACTGGAGAAAAGGTATTTATTCCCCTTACTGTAGGCGGTGGAATATCAGGAATAGATGATTTTAAGGTTATACTTAGGGCAGGGGCAGATAAGATATCTGTAAATTCAGCGGCTATAAGAAATCCCAATTTAATATATGAGGCCGCAGATAAATTTGGTTCCCAATGTGTAGTAGTTGCAATAGATGCAAAAAAGAGAGCAGATGGCCAGGGTTGGGACGTATTTATAGAAGGTGGAAGGAAGAATACAGGAATAGATGCCATAGAATGGGTAAAAAAAGTGGAGAGTTTGGGTGCTGGAGAAATACTTCTTACAAGTATGGATGCAGATGGCACTAAAAATGGATATGATATAGAACTTACTAAAGCAGTAGCTGAATCTGTAAATATTCCTGTAATAGCTTCTGGAGGATGCGGCTCTTTAGAGGATTTTTACGATGTATTTGAAGATACTGGTGCAGACGCAGCCCTTGCAGCTTCTTTGTTTCACTATGGAGAGTTAGAAATAAAGGATGTAAAAGAATATCTTCATAAAAGAGATATTCCTGT
This genomic interval from Clostridium kluyveri contains the following:
- the hisF gene encoding imidazole glycerol phosphate synthase subunit HisF, with protein sequence MLTKRIVPCLDVNMGKVVKGINFVNLKDVGDPVDIAQYYNKQGADEIVFLDITATYEKRKTLIDVVERTGEKVFIPLTVGGGISGIDDFKVILRAGADKISVNSAAIRNPNLIYEAADKFGSQCVVVAIDAKKRADGQGWDVFIEGGRKNTGIDAIEWVKKVESLGAGEILLTSMDADGTKNGYDIELTKAVAESVNIPVIASGGCGSLEDFYDVFEDTGADAALAASLFHYGELEIKDVKEYLHKRDIPVRL